CTGAATGTCCCACATCGACGTCCCCAATCTCCAGGAGGGGACCCCGGGCCAGCTCCTGGCCGTTGTGGAGCCATGTGAAGGTGACAGGGGCTGAGCCCACCTGCACCGAGCAGCGCAGGGTCACGGGGTCACCTGGGCGCACCTGGAGTGCCGGGGGACCGGGGGTGATGGTGGCATTGGCCACGGGCACTGCGGGGACACAGACAGGGCTGGCACGTGGCCGGGGAggatggggatgctgtgggtgggGTCACCCCCAGCCTGAGGGTCCCGCTCACCCAGGACAGTGACATTCAGGGGGACACTCTGGGCCACGCTTTCACCGTCGCTGACCCGGCACTGGTAGTGGCCGCTGTCATTGTCCCCAACGTGCCGCAGCTCCAGGCGGGGGCCGGTGCCCAGCGTTGCCCCCGAGCCCTCCCGGTGCCAGGAGAAGGACAGGGGacctgtccccatggccaccgtgcagctcagcaccaggctgtcTCCAAGTGCCAGCTGTCCTCCGGGGGGCTGCACTGACAGGGACACCCCCGAGGGTGGGACCTCTGTGGGGAGACGCAGGAGAGACTGGGGATATGGGAGGAGTGGGGGACACCAGGGAGCAGTGCGGGTATCAGAGATGGGGCGGATCTGAGTGGTGTGGAGAGGTCCCAGTCAGGAAAAAAGGGGTGCAGTCATGGAGGCGAGGATTGGAAGAGAGTGGAACGGACCCCCAGGAAGGATGGGACATTGAGCGAGGTGATGTATGGAGAGGGCTGAAGGGAACCCCAGGGAAGATTTTGGGGACCTGGACAGGGATGGTGGGACATGTGGACAATGGAGGGAAAGTGGATAGGGAGGGGCAGCTTCTccagggaggggtgaggggACCTGTTGGGGGATGGAGGCACCAGGGAAAGTGATTgggagggctcagggagggagctgggaaggcagggcaGCACGGAGAGGGTTGAGCGGGGATGGGAGACCTGGGAGGGCTCTgggggctccctgtgcccatccccgcACTCACTGCGCACCCTGACGCCGAGCCGGGCACTGCTCTTCTGCACGGTCCCCTCTTCAGAGCTCACCTCGCAGCTGTAATTCCCCGAGTGGGAGACTCCCGCAGCAGGCACCAGGAGGTGCGGGGACCCCTGCGGGCCCCCCACCCTCTGCCCATCCTGGTAGAAGCTGTACAGGAGGGGCGCTGGGGGCcacagggggctgggggtgctgaggcagctgagatTGAGGGGGGACCCCACGGTGAGCTTGGGGGGACCCTCCAGCACTGGCACTGagaagagctctgggaaggagaTGGGGGTGGGGAGCGTGACTCTGATTGCACTGAGAAGTGGCTTTGGGGGTGTCAGGATATTTGGGTTCCAGCTGTGGGGGTGCTCACCGTGCACTGTCACTGACACTGGTGCTGACACTTTCATTTCTGAGCCCACCAAGCCCGTGCATCGATAGCTGCCGCGGTTTTGGATCTGCTGGGTGGAAAGGGACAGATCGGTGCTTGTGATGGACCCACTCAAATCCTTGACTTCCTGGTAAAATCTCACGCTGGTGACAGGCTTGTCCGGCTGGCCCCGGCAACGCAGTGTCACCGTGTCCCCCTCCAGCAGTGCCCgtgctggcacctgcagcaccagcggCTCTGTGGGACAGCAGGGTCCCGTCACACTGAGGAGCCCGAGACAGCTCCAAAGTGGGTGCCCATGGCACCGGGGACATCTGGCTGCAGTGTCCAGTGCACGGGAGGgtcccagggacaccaggagcagccccgtGGCACAGCTGTCACCAGTGGGGTCCCACCGcactggggtgcactgggatgcactgggatgtccctgtgtgcaggggaCAGGCTCTGGCCACCCAAGGGCTGCGAGTCCGACCACGGACTGGAGCCcacccagagctcccagggAGTCACCCTAAGCATTTCAGATCCCCCCTCACCATTTGACACCAGCACGGGGGGGCTGAGCCCACTGCCGGGTCTGTCACACGTGTAGGTGCCATTCTCAGTGACAAGGAAGCTGTCGCGTCCATCCTGCCCCCAGCGCCGCCCGTCCTTGTACCAGGTGGTGCCACCGGCGGTGCCCGAGCCCTGGCAGGTCAGTGTCACCCGGTCCCACAGCACCGCCGGCGTCCAGGGGGGCTGCACGAGGAGCTGGGTGGTCTGGGCACCTGCGGGTGACAGGGGACACCAGCCTGCCAGGGCCagtgcggggctggggacagcggggcggGGACATGGCATCCCCCGAGGACTCACCAGCGAGGCCGAGggtctgggctggaagggagaagggacagggctgggtgggggtggccctgcagggacagcagcacctggggcacCTGCCGTGGTGTCTGTCCCCAGAACTGTCTGTtcccatggggacactggggtagCACGGAGGTTTggaggacagggacacctcagtccccctgggctgaggcaggatATGGGAACACTGTGAACATCACATGTGTGCACAGGTCACCCCCACCAGCCCTACAGcacctgtccccatggccacaTCCCCATGGCCCTGTGCCCGTGATCCCATTCCAAtggctcctgtccccatggcccaTCTGCACAGGACGAGGcccttgtccctgcccctgcatctctttctccctttccctgtccctacAGCTGCCCCTATCCTCAAGGTTCCATTTCCCTCATCCTTTTCCCCACATCTCTCTTCCTGTGTTCCCATGCCCACATCCCCAttcccctgttcctgtcccccTGTTGCTGTCCCCACCACTCTGGTCACACTGGTGTCCATTCCCAGACACTGGCTCTGTTTGGCCTTGGGGACCTCAGGGAACCCCACAGCCCCCCTGTGCCCGCTCCCCACCGGTCTCTGCCTCACCAGGGCCCATCCCTGGGGTGTCAGGCCCGTGCCCGGGGCACTCACCCCACAGGAGCAGCGCCACCTTCCCGGccatcccggtgtccccggCCATGGGCACTGGCTGTCActcgctgccagggccacctgtCCCCTGGCTGGCGGCTCTTGGGATGAAGGGACAGGAAGCGAGCTCAGGTCTCGTCCTCGTGTGTAGGTGGCCCTTGGAGGGGGAGGGGTGTGGACAGGAtgggggcagggtggggaccTTGTGGGACATGGGGGTGATGGTGGGACATGGTGGGGACAGGATGTGCCCACAATTTGGAGGCTGGGGCGGTGCAGGGGGCCAGGGATGGGTTTCCATGGCATGTGGGTCACAGGGTTTTGGTTGCTGGGGGACAAGAGGGACCCTTGGGAATCGGGGTTCTGGGGGAAGAAGCAgcccctgggatgggatcaCAATAATGGCGGTGCTGGGTAAT
This DNA window, taken from Cinclus cinclus chromosome 31, bCinCin1.1, whole genome shotgun sequence, encodes the following:
- the LOC134055106 gene encoding Fc receptor-like protein 2; its protein translation is MGNHKPVYVPLFPWVPNIHGTRDQAMTQAFELLQRKEKVKILEQPKPCDPHAMETHPWPPAPPQPPNCGHILSPPCPTITPMSHKSRQPGDRWPWQRVTASAHGRGHRDGREAQTLGLAGAQTTQLLVQPPWTPAVLWDRVTLTCQGSGTAGGTTWYKDGRRWGQDGRDSFLVTENGTYTCDRPGSGLSPPVLVSNEPLVLQVPARALLEGDTVTLRCRGQPDKPVTSVRFYQEVKDLSGSITSTDLSLSTQQIQNRGSYRCTGLVGSEMKVSAPVSVTVHELFSVPVLEGPPKLTVGSPLNLSCLSTPSPLWPPAPLLYSFYQDGQRVGGPQGSPHLLVPAAGVSHSGNYSCEVSSEEGTVQKSSARLGVRVRKVPPSGVSLSVQPPGGQLALGDSLVLSCTVAMGTGPLSFSWHREGSGATLGTGPRLELRHVGDNDSGHYQCRVSDGESVAQSVPLNVTVLVPVANATITPGPPALQVRPGDPVTLRCSVQVGSAPVTFTWLHNGQELARGPLLEIGDVDVGHSGTYQCMATNQLGQDGHRVFRALSPELALEVTPQGTTGYRGNRVAAGLGGSLLFLVLLVGGALGWRRWNSMGGPLPEPPAPPEEGEVLYTHIVITEQMGACPRATTLQDPQVTYAELPATHGRPRESGDIYGNVL